AATGATATATACTACAACTTTGCAAAATCTCACTATGAAAGTTTATATTATAGAGTACCCCCTCCGCTATTGATTGTAAAGCTAGAGGACCAACTCGTTAGGACAAAGAAAGCCCATAATGCATCTCGGAGAGAGGACAATAAGGAGGAAGGCCTTATAAATTCTAACAATTTTAAAAAATTCAATAgccttatactccctccgtccttagTGAAATATAGTTTCATACTCCCTCCGCTCCTTTCTATAGTGTCTATAGATTTTTTggtatttgtttcagaatataaggttgtagcttgtctttttttcaattacccactCCCCCGTTCAGCTCCCACACAACATGCGTGAGAAAAAATCGATACAAAATTGAAAAtaattaattgagattcctaatgcatggccCAACGTTTTCTCTAAATTAGGCAGCAATGTTTTAATTTCGTAATTGAACTTGGTTGCACATATATGGAGAATCAACAAGAGAGATTTGTGGGATTTattatggtaagttaggaagatatggatttcccaaattttacgttgatcccaaatcgttcagctagggggtcttgtgtaaaaaatatgcTCACGCTAATTACCGTGCCAAAAaattataggcactatagaatggaacagaggaaGTATTATACCGATATTCTTTCTAATAAAGTTGGTCAAAGTATTAAAGTTTTTGACTTAGAACCAAAGTTAGAAATACACTTATTTGAGAACGAGGGAGTAATCCCTTATGAAGGGAATACAGAACCAATAACAAAAATGCATATCTGAGCATAGTGAATAGTGCAAAATTTATCGGatattgttatttttgtgtagtttAGACAAAATATTTCAAGGTGAAATTTTGGCACACTTTTAATGTATATCATTGACTATTCTTTagttttttgtttattttttatGAAACTCTGAAGTATGAAGtttcaaaatttcaaaataaaaaggctTCTTGTTTTTCTTGAGGGTAAATAAAAAAGGCTTCTTTTtcgcaaaaaataaaaataaaaaaggctTCTTGTAGCTCGGGAGCCATTTGTCGGTACTCAGAGCCTTTTGATCTTGCCTGCCCCACTATACTTTGCCCGGCTAAAAAGCCTTTCTTAAAGAAACAAAAGAAGTGTACGAACAGCCAGTGAATGAACAGATACTGGTGTAATCTGGGCCGTCACATAATTTCTAGTGATACAGGCCGAAGTCACGGGCTCTTCGATGGAAGAGTTCGTGCACGGCCCACAGAGCAAACTTGTAGCTGCCTTCCCCTACATAAAGAAAAGAGCTAATAACACCTAAGGTACATAAACTTGTCATGTGGGAGCAAATAGGTACACAAACTTGCAACTTGTAGTGAACTAGTACAAAAACTTTAACGGTGGGTGCAAATTGGTCCAAAATGCTCCCATGAATGACACGTGGCTTTGAGTTTTTTTATGGAAAACCCCTACATATTTTTCTCTCAGCCGTCATGTCCTTCGACGTTCTCTTGTAATCTCTCCGGCAGGACGACACCAACGCAGCCTCCGATGCCAGGGTGACAGCCAGCTTGGTCCTAGGGCGCAACAGGTGCGCGAAGAAGCTCCTAAACTCGTCCTCCATACCCGCCGCATTATCCTCGTCATCTTGTCGGCCTCCAGGACGGGTTGAAGCCACTGCCGTTCACGGCAAACTTGGCATCGTCCTCGTCCTACACCATGGGGCTGCCGGCCGCCGAGTATGTCGGAGGCTTCTTGAGGCCGCGGAGGAGGGCGGAGGCGTCTTGAGGCCGCCGGAGTCGTTCGGAGGTCTTGTGCTTGGGGTGCATTGAGGTGTCGATGCCCAGGTGCAAGCCAAACGGGGCATGCATGGCGCCACGGCGTGGAGCAAACCGGTTAAGACTCAATAGAGCGAACAGGAGAAACGCACGCCCGTTGGTGGCGATGCAGGGGAAGTGGAATGAATGGGAACACTCCGGCTGTCCGGGCATCCGCTGTGAAGACCGCGGCGCTGGCGTTCTTGACGCTGCACCTGCACACACCTCACCGTTTCTGCAGTCTGAAAGCAAGACAACCAAATTAGCAAGTCAGTCAGTCGAACACATTACAAAGAAAATGCAAAACAAGATAGGATTGAGGATGGGATTGATTCATTGTGCGAGAGAGCTCAGATCAAATAAAAAATCAGGACTAAAACTGGAGTGATTTGATCCTGTCTGATCGGACGCAAGTTTTCCACGTCTAGGCTCTTACTGCTTCTAATAAAACCATCTTCCACTCTAGACAAACGATTGATTCCTTTTTTGGTTGGCTTTTGGTCCTATTTTTCTTCACCAACACAATTTGCAGAGAAATCTCTCCCATGTCCGTGAATAAGGCCAAAACAGAGTAGTCGcggcattttctggcgccgccaAGAGGCTGATGCCGTTGCAGCGAATGTCGAAGCAGGGGCAGCGTTCGGCGTAGCAGATCATGGAGCTGCAGGTGGTGTGCACAGCCACATCGGGCAAGGAGCAGGCGCAGACCGCTGGCGACGCGTTGCCCAAGGCCACAAAGATCCTTGAGGACCGCCTTCACCTCAACCCGTCGCTGCCGGCATGCTCTTGCCAGacacacaacaacaacaacaacaacaacaacaacaacaagatttAAGGTCTGCGCGCGGCATGAAGGCATGGCAAGTACGCATCGACGGCCGGCAGAATCCATCCGGCGACATTAAAAGGGAACATGGAAGAACAACATGCATGTAGGGACTTTTTCACAAAAATACCAAGCCACGTGTCAGCTCTAGGAGCATTTTGTACCAGTTTGCACCCACAATTAAAGTTTGCGTAccattttaccacaaattgcaagTTTGTGTACCTATTTGCTCTACCGCGACAAGTTTGTGTACTTCCAGTGTTATTAACTCGGAAAATACTTCAGCAGGTACAAGTTGGGGAACGGATCCAAACTGATGCAGTTCAGGGCCTACGGAAAATCGCATGAAAATTTAAGATTTGACGCGAGAATAATTTCACCAGCACTGGCAACTCATGACCTTATAACCTTACGAGGAAAGAAGACCTTCATGGAATGCACTGTTGGAAACAGACAGGATTGTTCAGTCAAACAGATGCTGAGTTGGAGACATCCCAACAGAAGATAAGATATCTCAGTGGCATTCCAGTAGTCATGCGCACTAATCATTCTCGGCTATGTTTCTTAGAGTTCGGATTCGGAAACCCTCGCATTGCTAGTCCTAGGATCCAATAGACAACAAAAGTTTTGCGCATATGCTCTTCCTGAATTCGCTTCAGATAATTTCGCTGATCAGCATTTAGCTGTGCATTGTGCTTACTTGTATACAGAGGATTCAAGGCCTGAAACGTCGTGGTCATCTGACTCACCGGCGCACAAATCTTCAAGGCAAGAAGACAAACGGCTCTGATCAAAACATTCCTGATGGCCCTCATTGCCACGCCTGCATGCGCTCTATTCCGTGGATGGAAATTGTCCGAAGAAGATTTGACCTGGCAAATGATAACCACTCTGGTGTTTATAAGTTGCGTGCTATGAAACTTCCCCCCTGTTCTTCAGAGTTCAGACTCACATGTATCCATTCTCGAAAAAAAGAGTGAATCAGATGTATCTGGCCTCATGCTTCCAGAACAGGTGATCTCATGGATTTGTGTCGCTTCCTTTGGAAAGAGGCAGTTGAGTCTGGATTTGGCTTGTTGCCGCAAGTCCCTGGTTTTTGCGGTTAAACTATGGTTATGATGGATAATTTTAAGTAAGGTCATTGTAATGGTACGTGATAGTGTGGGTGACCAATGTGAATTTGGCTCGAAACGAGTGTGCTAAGTATGCAGCATTAGTTAGGTCACTGATGGTAGCCGAGTGCTGCTTGGGCGTGGCAAACTCTACTGAATTAATCCTTCCTTTTTTCAGTTACCGGAACAATCCTGGACAAGAGATTATGCAGTGACGTTGTTTTCGACCAAGTTGCAACTTGATCTACACATTAAACTTGGATGCTAGCCATGCTTATCCACGAGTGAGATCTGTCAATTGTGTCGGCTTGGCAATTTGTTCCTCGTGGCATTCTTTTAAGATatctttgttttgtttcttttgtcTTGATTACCAAAATACATTCTTCCTCTCATGTCATAGATGGAGAGATCACTTAGAGCTTCTTTCTTTCTTCGTTGTCATGATGCGCGTTTTAAGATGCGAGTATCCACTTTTATGACCTAACATGGCTAGCTCAGCTAAATAGCATTGACAGTCCCAATTTATGTAGAGTACACAGCTACAGTATTAATTGTGAACGCATGCAATTCAAAACCATTTGGCAGTTTGCTGCCGCAAACACCTCCTTTGacttaaaggataggaaaagcataggaataggaaaggtataggattggaatggcatgtctaattgaatcctataggaagatgaagtttgtttgattgtaccaaagaaatttttcatgaggtatgagctaatgtttttttcctatagaaattacactacaagattcctataggattttttcctatagaatatgttcctatgaatcaaacaacatgtatagaaaaattttccataggaaccaaatcctaaacaattcctatgcaaatcttttgaatcaaaggagctccAAATCAGCGGATTTACACACATGCATGGCgcatatattttcttaatatacaTATTTACAAAACCAAAATTGTAGTCACACGTCCTTACAGTTATAACTGTACCAGGATAGTAGCAAAGTTTGTACACAGAAGACACACAGTGCAGAAGAGCAAGAATCGTCTTCGTTTCTTACGTACTCACTGTCTCACTCTGCATAGTTATCTCATGCAGCGCTTGCTTACTTGCTTAGCAGATGGTGCAGGAGTTGGGGTTCTCCTCCATGCTCTGCACGACGTAGTGGTTGTTCATGTAGTACGGGTTGTGATAAGCGTAAGCTGATCGGTACTGGTTCATGAGCTCGGCAATGAGCTGCTCCTCCGTCGGCTGCGGCGGCTTCTTCTCGCCGTCGTCCTTCTTGGCGTCACCGTCCTTCTTGGCTCCGTCGTCTTCCTTCTTTGCATCGACGCCGTCCTTCTTCGCGTCGGCGCCGCCGTCCTTCTTGCCGtcctcctctttcttcttctccgCTTCCTTCTCCGGCACCTTGGCCGGGCCGACCGAGTCGATGGACGCCGCCCACGTCTTGCGCAGCTTGCTCACCACAACCACCGGGTCCACCATGCCGATCACCGTCATCTTGCGGGTCGCCATGTCCACGGACAGCTCGTCAATGCCTGCACGCAGCAACAGAAGAAAACAACGATTCCTTCTAGTTTATCTTCGTCGTCAATATACTACGTCTACCAGCATACCAAGAAGAGAAAATTAAGCAGAGAAAAAAAATGAACTGCTGTAGTTTGTACCGACGAGCGCGGAAACGGCCTTCATGGCCTTCTGCTTATCCTTCTTGTCGTGCAATTCCAGCTTCACCACGATTTTCTGTGACAAAATCGAAGCTCCAGCAGGTCAGGATATGTGAAAGCATACGAGGGAGTGAAAGAAGAAAAGAAATTGTTCCTGGATTCTAAAGCAAGATCCTGGAAAATCAACCAGCTTTGCATATTCGCATGTACCGATGTACGTACACAAGAATCAGAATAGAATCCTAGCACGAACCTTCGACATGTCCCCCATATACGAGCTGAGCACCAGACCAGCCGGCGGTTGCGCGGTGAAGAGAGGCCGGCGGAATGGACTAACGGATAGGAAGGAATAATGGTGGGGTTGAGGAGGTGTGCTGGACTAGAATGGCAGAAAAGGCAATGGTGGAGGGGCCGCTGAGATGCCTAGCAAAGAATTAAGGAAGCTGTAAATAAAGGCTGTAGCGACTGTGAGCGCGAGCGTCACGTAACAGCAAGGGGGGAGGGAATTGGCGGGTAAAGTGAAGCCCGTGCAGGCCAAATAATTGTTCTCTTCCTCTTTTTCTAGGGTTTGCTCTACTCGTAGTTAGAGTAATATAGGTAGTAGCATAGAACTATATGAAATGTTAACTATGCATTTTAACAACATGGCATGTCATTAATTAAAACAAGAAGAGATTGTGTTAAGTAGCTATGTTACTATCACATCACACATCCCAAGCAAAAATGACTCTATAAAGTAATACATGTGGTTCTGTATATTACTACACCTATGTTACTACCCAGTACGAAGGTAGTAACATACTCCCTCCGTAAGGGATTATAAGATCGGTGCGCGTATCTCTATGTCGTAAATTTGACCAacgtaatatatatatatatttaaaaaaaatcattccccgaaaaaaattatatcattagaaagtttagatacTCTACTTTCCAAATTAACGATCTAGGGATACAAACCGGCCTTATAATCCCTAATTAAGGAACTATTTTTTAAAACCAATTAAGGGACTAAATTAataacatgtgcatgttactactctaggTTAGGCCTTGCACAATGGAGAGTCCTTTAGCATGTAACCATACAAAAAATAAGTTCTTAAGGGAGAacctctgttaagtgttatctctATATTTAATGATTTTACTGATATGTAGGCATGCGAATAGTTTAACCACTCTTTTTTGATAATGACTCAATTCAAGGGGTTGTATCTTAGCAAGTACTACCTCTGTTTAGGGATTAAGGCTTGAGGGCCAATTCGGTAAGACCAAACAACTCCATAATTCCCCTCATTAATTAATGCATGCATCAATAGTTTTATATGCATGAGAAGGGAGGGAGAAAAAAGAGAACATGCACTAGCTAAAAGAGGGAAATAAATGAGAAAGACCTTATATTGTCTAACAATTTGAAAAAACACATAGGCCTTATATTAATCCCTAACGGAGTAAGTACTCCCTTACTCCGTCTGTTACTGTGCTTAAGGCGCAAATATTCTGGCACGTCGATTATGGAGGAATTTTGCAGCTAAAACCCTTTCTATGTTGCCCTGCATGCAGGTATAAACCTCTCCTTCATTTTCTGTCGGTACTCATCCCCAACTAGTAGTTCTCGTTTCTCGCTCTAGGcgtcgccctctctctctctctctctctctctctctgaaaggatcgtatgccgcacctagagggggggggtgaataggtgctaaccaatttttagttctttttcaatttaggcttgacacaaaaggtaaattctctagatatgcaactaagtgaatttacctatatgacaaggcaaacaactaagcaagatatagctaagcaatatagagatagaataggatagaggtaaccgagagtggagcacgcgatgacacagagatgattcccgtagttcccttcctttgcaagaaggtacgtctacgtttggaggagtgtggttgctacgaaagccaaaccaacagccacgaaggcttcactcagatctccggtgagcaacgccacgaaggcctagcccacttccactaagggatttcctcgaggcggaaaccgggcctttacaaggttcttggggcacacatccacaaccaaattggaggctcccaaatctgttacaacacaacaatcaacaacaatacatcaacacaaatcaactagggaaccaaataggaaacctagcatgagatccctcaaacaagagagggggaaatgaagaacgcttcggtgaggatgtagatcggtgtcttctccttcgaatctccaaagatcaagagctttggttgggggaggaaggagatcttgcaaaacttgagtttcttgaggtggctctaatggaggtgacttggcagatttcttgtgtaatgattgagcaagcaaccaaggtagaagaaggggggtatttatacccccccccccccccctcaaaattgagccgttgcagcttccggggggccggatatttgtaatatcccaggtttagaggcaagaaaaagagagaacacgagagtgtgcatttcattcatgcatagaaaatccggggaattttcgcgcgttcatctaaaacacaaagtgatcgaggtttctcttgtgtcgatggaattgaTGTGTGTCATCTACACAAGTGCGATagatttcgacatgacctttgttgatttaTTATGTATTCGAGAgaaatagtttgaattcaaattcaaatatgaaaaacataattcaaataataaattgaattggaatttgaaatttaaacaagtatataaatatTACATGTACAAGTAACTACACTTGATAAATCCAAATAAATAAATGTGTTAAACTTTACTACAAATGACATTATTCAATACATTACAagttagaaaagaaatagaaaattacaAAAGAATAAAATAAAACCCTAAACTAAATCTTCCGTTTCTCTTTTTATCATTCCTTCCTGTAAAACAAACAACAAAGATAAAAGAGAATCGTGTTACGATTAAAATGTCGCCATCATCGAAGATGAGGCATTTTGATATTGGAACTCGACTACTAGATATTAGAAACTTGTCCTAATATCTAAGTTGTGGATTAGAGGGATCAATTTCAGTTATAGGCAACTTTGGAAATTATATATCATCTCTGGATCATAAGAGGGATCAATGGATCATTCTGTATCATTAGGCATCAATGAGCAAACAGGCAACAGGGACAAGTGACAA
This Lolium perenne isolate Kyuss_39 chromosome 1, Kyuss_2.0, whole genome shotgun sequence DNA region includes the following protein-coding sequences:
- the LOC127307120 gene encoding heavy metal-associated isoprenylated plant protein 39, with the translated sequence MGDMSKKIVVKLELHDKKDKQKAMKAVSALVGIDELSVDMATRKMTVIGMVDPVVVVSKLRKTWAASIDSVGPAKVPEKEAEKKKEEDGKKDGGADAKKDGVDAKKEDDGAKKDGDAKKDDGEKKPPQPTEEQLIAELMNQYRSAYAYHNPYYMNNHYVVQSMEENPNSCTIC